DNA sequence from the Nesterenkonia lutea genome:
AAGGAGCCGCCAACGACACGCGGCGACGATTGTGACGCGTGATAAACTGATGTCCGGGAAAGGGGAATAATTACATGAATTTTGAGGTCGGCGAGACAGTCGTCTACCCGCACCACGGTGCGGCCACGATTGAAGAAGTCAAGACCCGCACGGTCCGCGGCGAAGAGAAGATGTACCTCAAGCTCCGCGTCTCGCAGGGAGACCTGACCATCGAGGTGCCCGCAGACAACGTCGACCTGGTCGGGGTCCGCGACGTCGTCGGGCAGGAGGGCCTCGAGCATGTCTTTGACGTGCTGCGGGCCGAGTACGCCGAAGAACCCACGAACTGGTCACGCCGGTACAAGGCCAATCTTGAGAAGCTCGCCTCAGGCGATGTCAACAAGGTGGCCGAGGTCGTCCGAGACCTGTGGCGCCGCGAGAACGATCGCGGCCTCTCGGCAGGCGAGAAGCGCATGCTCGCCAAGGCGCGGCAGATTCTGGTCTCGGAGCTCGCTCTGGCCAAGAAGCTGAATGAGGAGGAGGCGGCCCTGTTGCTGGACAAGGTCCTCGACGAGGCGCCCACTCCGGCAGAGCCTGAGAAGGTCGCAGAATAGAGATGAGCCAGGTGGGACCTCAGGTCGCACCGACAGCCACGGCCGCCCCCGAGGGAGCACCGTCGATGAGTCGCCCGGACGCCGGGACAGGAGATCCTGTCACGGTGCGCCGGGCGCTCGTCATTGTGGCCGCCGGCAGCGGAGAGCGGCTCGGGCAGGGAATGCCCAAGGCCCGCGTGCACCTCGCCGGACGTCCGATCCTCGCGCATGTGCTTGAGCGGCTTCACGGTCTGACCCCCGGATTCGACGCCATCGTGCTCGTCCTGCCCCGTGATGTCCCCAGCTATGACACGCTCGCCGCGCTGGGACATGAGTTCAGCGCCGCGACAGGCGTGCCCGTCTTCTCCACACGAGGCGGAGGAAGCAGATCCTCCAGCGTGCGTGCAGGACTGGATCACCTGGCACGGTCCGTGACCCTGCAGGACTGGGACCACGCCAGCACCACGGTGCTCATCCAGGATGCAGCGCGTGCTCTCACTCCGCACGCCGTCTACACCCGCGTCATGGCAGCCGTGGAGTCGGGGGCCTCCGCAGTCGTGCCGGCGCTGCCGGTCACGGACACGATCAAGCGGGTGAAGCAGGACCGGCGCCCCCAGACCGAACTCGTGGCCGAGACGGTTCCACGAGGTGCGCTGCGCGCGGTGCAGACCCCGCAGGGATTCACCCTGGAGCTGCTCAGGCGAGCCTTCGCACACGTCGGTGACCTTCCCGACGACGCCGCCGAGGCGCTCACCGACGAGGCCATGATCGCCGAATCCATGGGAGTCGAGGTCAGGGTCGTCGCCGGATCGGATCTCGCGGCGAAGATCACCTCCCCGGCGGACCTCGTCTCAGCGGAGGCGCACCTTCGCACCGAGGCGCAGCCTGAGCAGGCGCAGCCCGGGCATCCCGCCGCCGAACCGGTCCTCCCGCGGGTGGGCATCGGCCATGATGTCCATGCCTTCGCCCCCGAGGGTGAGTCCCGGGAGCTCTGGCTCGCCGGTCTGTTCTGGCCGGACCTGCAGGGACTCACCGGTCACTCCGACGGTGACGCTGTGGCCCATGCCTGCTGCGACGCCCTGTTCAGCGCCGCCGGCCTCGGAGACCTCGGGGTGCATTTCGGGGCTGACACCATAGGGACCGCGCGCCCGGAGCTCATCGGAGCCTCGGGTGCTGAGCTCCTGGGGGAGGCGGCACGCATCGTTCGTGCGGCAGGCTTCGGGATCGGTTCTGTGTCAGTGCAGTTCGTCGGGCGCCGCCCGAAGTTCGGTCCCCGCCGTCAGGAGGCCCAGGAGGTGCTCAGCTCAGCGGTCGGCGCACCGGTCGCGATCAGCGCCACCACCTCTGACGGGCTGGGCTTCACCGGACGCGGCGAGGGAATTCTGGCCACAGCCACCGCGGTCGTCTACCTGATGTGAACGTCCGACCAGATAAGCTGGCCCGGTGGCACTGCGACTCTACGACACCAAGACGGCAACAGTTCGAGACTTCGAGCCCCTTCAGCCCGGCCGGGTGTCGCTCTATTACTGCGGCGCGACAGTCCAGGGCAGGCCCCACGTGGGCCATGTTCGCTCGGCTGTCGCCTTCGACATCCTGATCCGCTGGCTCGAGCACAGCGGTCTCGACGTGCTCAGCGTCCGCAACGTCACCGACATTGATGACAAGATCCTGGAGAAGTCCGCCGCCTCATATGGGCCGGACCACGACGCCACGGCAGACTACCCGCGCAACGAGCCCTGGTTCGCGCTGGCCTACCGCTTCGAGCAGGCATTCCATGCCGCCTACGACGCCCTGGGCGTCAGGAGGCCACGCTACGAGCCGCGCGCCACAGGCCACATGACCGAGATGTTCACTCTCATCCAGCGCCTCATCGACGCCGGGCACGCCTATCCGGCCCAGGACGGCTCCGGCGACGTGTACTTCGACGTCCGATCCTGGCAGTCCTATGGTGAGCTCACCCGCCAGCGGGCCGAGGACATGCAGGAAGCGGGCGACGCCGATGCGCGCGGGAAGCGCGACCCGCGAGACTTCGCGCTGTGGAAGGGACAGAAGCGGACCGACCCCACGACCGCGCGCTGGGATGCTCCCTGGGGCGCGGGCCGGCCCGGCTGGCACGTGGAGTGCTCCGCGATGGCGACCAAGTACCTCGGCAGCACCTTCGACATCCACGGAGGAGGTCTGGACCTGCGCTTTCCGCATCACGAGAATGAGCTCGCGCAGTCCGCGGCCGCAGGGGACGGCTTCGCCCGCTTCTGGCTCCACAACGGCATGGTCACCTACGCCGGCGAGAAGATGTCCAAGTCGGTGGGCAACACCATCTCCCCGGAGGAGATGCTCAGCGCGGCGAGGCCTCGCGCGGTCCGATACTTCCTGGGGCAGGCGCACTATCGCTCCCAGCTGGACTACCGGCCGACGTCGCTGATCGAGGCGCAGGCCGCCGTCGAACGTATCGAGACCTTTCT
Encoded proteins:
- a CDS encoding CarD family transcriptional regulator, with product MNFEVGETVVYPHHGAATIEEVKTRTVRGEEKMYLKLRVSQGDLTIEVPADNVDLVGVRDVVGQEGLEHVFDVLRAEYAEEPTNWSRRYKANLEKLASGDVNKVAEVVRDLWRRENDRGLSAGEKRMLAKARQILVSELALAKKLNEEEAALLLDKVLDEAPTPAEPEKVAE
- the ispF gene encoding 2-C-methyl-D-erythritol 2,4-cyclodiphosphate synthase, with translation MSRPDAGTGDPVTVRRALVIVAAGSGERLGQGMPKARVHLAGRPILAHVLERLHGLTPGFDAIVLVLPRDVPSYDTLAALGHEFSAATGVPVFSTRGGGSRSSSVRAGLDHLARSVTLQDWDHASTTVLIQDAARALTPHAVYTRVMAAVESGASAVVPALPVTDTIKRVKQDRRPQTELVAETVPRGALRAVQTPQGFTLELLRRAFAHVGDLPDDAAEALTDEAMIAESMGVEVRVVAGSDLAAKITSPADLVSAEAHLRTEAQPEQAQPGHPAAEPVLPRVGIGHDVHAFAPEGESRELWLAGLFWPDLQGLTGHSDGDAVAHACCDALFSAAGLGDLGVHFGADTIGTARPELIGASGAELLGEAARIVRAAGFGIGSVSVQFVGRRPKFGPRRQEAQEVLSSAVGAPVAISATTSDGLGFTGRGEGILATATAVVYLM
- the cysS gene encoding cysteine--tRNA ligase, whose protein sequence is MALRLYDTKTATVRDFEPLQPGRVSLYYCGATVQGRPHVGHVRSAVAFDILIRWLEHSGLDVLSVRNVTDIDDKILEKSAASYGPDHDATADYPRNEPWFALAYRFEQAFHAAYDALGVRRPRYEPRATGHMTEMFTLIQRLIDAGHAYPAQDGSGDVYFDVRSWQSYGELTRQRAEDMQEAGDADARGKRDPRDFALWKGQKRTDPTTARWDAPWGAGRPGWHVECSAMATKYLGSTFDIHGGGLDLRFPHHENELAQSAAAGDGFARFWLHNGMVTYAGEKMSKSVGNTISPEEMLSAARPRAVRYFLGQAHYRSQLDYRPTSLIEAQAAVERIETFLARAAQDPSAATPEPVETVPEAVPEAFAAAMNDDLNVPQALAVLHDTVRTGNIALEAGDSQTVARTASAVTTMVSVLGLTEVPEPDQDGDTATQTALSALVEDLLRERVEAKTAKDYARADAVRDQLTAAGIALEDSREGTRWALARAGSTTSPAAGARKG